One genomic region from Campylobacter concisus encodes:
- the terL gene encoding phage terminase large subunit, giving the protein MESDLERIKGDFKQFLFIVWKHLNLPNPTPVQFQIADYLQEPDIKRKIIEGFRGIGKSWITSSFVCWLLLRDPQAKVLVVSASKQRADDFSVFTQRLICELPILQHLIPTSDQRQSKVAFDVAPALASHAPSVKSLGITSMLTGSRADYIIADDVEVPNNSATADLREKLLKAVKEFEAILTPKETSQIIYLGTPQTEESIYNKLRATGFHCRVWTAEIPQKDTYNGALAPSIEEMIERGEPAGTPTDPKRFTKDDLNERRLSYGRSGYALQYMLDTSLSDSERYPLKTGDLVVTSLPYDKAPINLSYGSAKEQIIRELPNVGFEGDRWFYPMFCDSEYASYTGAVMAIDPSGRGGDETGYAVVKHLHGRLFATACGGLSGGYSEETLIKLASIAKEHRVNEILVESNFGDGMYVELLKPILNTIYPCAVSEVSHSTQKEKRIIDTLEPVLNAHKLVFDYKAVKEDLKPFLDGSYDDSRFVYSLFYQLTHITKDRGSLRHDDRLDALAMAVAYWQKQVGADPKKLLKNYQERIDNKLLDEYLAELNMSKRERTKFRKFI; this is encoded by the coding sequence ATGGAGAGTGATTTAGAACGTATAAAGGGAGACTTTAAGCAGTTTCTCTTTATAGTATGGAAACACCTAAATCTCCCTAACCCAACCCCAGTACAGTTTCAAATAGCAGATTATCTACAAGAGCCTGATATAAAAAGAAAGATTATAGAGGGCTTTAGAGGTATAGGAAAGTCTTGGATAACGTCAAGCTTTGTTTGTTGGTTACTACTACGTGACCCACAAGCTAAGGTATTAGTTGTCTCAGCTTCTAAACAAAGAGCTGATGACTTTAGTGTATTTACGCAGAGATTAATATGTGAGTTACCTATACTTCAACATCTAATCCCTACAAGCGACCAAAGGCAATCAAAGGTAGCTTTTGATGTAGCTCCAGCTTTAGCCAGCCACGCCCCTAGTGTTAAATCACTTGGTATCACATCTATGCTTACTGGCTCACGTGCTGATTACATAATAGCAGATGACGTTGAAGTGCCTAATAACTCAGCCACAGCAGACCTAAGAGAGAAGCTACTTAAAGCTGTAAAAGAGTTTGAAGCTATATTAACACCAAAGGAGACATCTCAGATAATATACTTAGGAACACCACAAACTGAAGAGAGTATCTATAACAAGCTAAGGGCTACTGGGTTTCATTGCAGAGTTTGGACTGCGGAGATACCTCAAAAGGATACCTATAACGGAGCACTAGCCCCTAGCATTGAAGAGATGATAGAAAGAGGAGAACCAGCAGGAACTCCAACGGACCCTAAGAGATTTACAAAAGATGACCTAAACGAACGTAGGCTCTCTTATGGTAGAAGTGGTTATGCTCTTCAATATATGCTAGATACTAGCTTAAGCGATAGTGAGAGATACCCTCTTAAGACTGGAGATTTGGTAGTTACTAGCTTGCCTTATGACAAAGCACCAATAAACCTTAGCTATGGTAGTGCTAAAGAGCAGATAATAAGAGAGCTACCTAACGTTGGTTTTGAGGGAGATAGATGGTTTTATCCTATGTTTTGTGATAGTGAGTATGCCTCCTATACTGGTGCTGTAATGGCTATCGACCCAAGTGGTAGAGGTGGAGATGAGACTGGTTATGCAGTAGTTAAACATCTTCACGGTAGGTTATTTGCCACAGCTTGTGGTGGTCTTAGCGGTGGTTACAGCGAAGAGACACTCATAAAGCTAGCCTCGATAGCTAAAGAACATAGGGTAAATGAGATATTAGTAGAGAGTAACTTTGGAGATGGTATGTATGTAGAGCTACTTAAGCCTATACTAAATACTATCTATCCTTGTGCTGTCTCTGAGGTATCTCATTCAACCCAAAAAGAGAAACGTATCATAGACACCCTTGAGCCAGTCCTAAATGCTCATAAGCTTGTCTTTGACTATAAGGCTGTTAAGGAAGATTTAAAGCCATTTCTTGATGGCTCTTATGACGATAGCAGGTTTGTATATAGCTTGTTTTATCAACTTACTCATATAACAAAAGATAGAGGCTCTTTAAGGCACGATGACCGCCTCGATGCACTAGCTATGGCAGTAGCTTACTGGCAAAAGCAAGTTGGAGCTGACCCTAAGAAACTCCTAAAGAACTATCAAGAACGCATTGATAACAAGCTACTTGATGAATACTTAGCCGAGCTTAATATGAGTAAGAGAGAAAGAACAAAGTTTAGGAAGTTTATATAG
- a CDS encoding gp53-like domain-containing protein — translation MIDEVFRENERTDDKFLKSYHLPDGSRVIDAKSSRIAYVADPKDDRDAINKSWAIKYFKKEKDAVTKLEEEALAKSTELDSKTSEAINTATTALREIRDVVNDFKGRQTELNTLKSNLEALKVSLEKLKIMGVIDDATSNLIQTYSSKKIKELIDSAEATLMAALKQKIDKNDAYTKQETDEKFLKIGDYGLGGLDNMPVLRNIDDTTTPTGFYRAVENQTSGTFPQPYGGSRHAHVLVERVDANWIKQTIVQISQDGTKPIFYRTNNLDRGWHPWKEVVTADGYNLDMLKEATSNSSSNTLVRRDVNGDFVGRWVIASHFLQKAIAQDTHFDENSEIAFRQQQLKEDDPKHIRFVTAKNFAKQISTPLNTANTIVGRDVNGDFVGRWITADHFLMRTEAQDKNLDANSEICFRNAQASKNSPSHMRFATLAKFKEALGLSRGSVGASGWVGLPTGLILQWGQIQNLGVGEEREIMFPIVFPNWTLSVVATPGLPSPNNGIYSVHINGFFKEKFTIQNTDTDSAYPAYWIAIGH, via the coding sequence ATGATAGACGAAGTTTTTAGAGAAAATGAGAGAACAGATGATAAGTTTTTAAAAAGCTATCATCTGCCTGACGGAAGCAGAGTAATTGATGCTAAAAGCTCAAGAATAGCTTATGTGGCTGACCCTAAAGATGATAGGGATGCCATAAACAAGTCTTGGGCTATTAAGTATTTTAAAAAAGAAAAGGATGCTGTAACTAAGCTGGAAGAAGAGGCTCTTGCTAAAAGTACTGAGTTAGATAGTAAAACTAGCGAAGCCATTAATACAGCTACAACAGCTCTTAGAGAAATAAGAGATGTTGTTAATGACTTTAAAGGCAGGCAAACAGAGCTTAATACTCTTAAGAGTAACTTAGAAGCTTTAAAGGTTAGCTTAGAGAAGCTAAAGATAATGGGAGTTATTGATGATGCCACTAGTAACTTAATCCAGACATACTCTAGTAAAAAGATAAAGGAGTTAATTGATAGTGCTGAAGCTACTCTTATGGCAGCATTGAAACAAAAGATTGACAAAAACGATGCATATACCAAACAAGAAACCGATGAAAAATTCCTAAAAATAGGTGACTATGGCTTAGGTGGGCTAGATAATATGCCTGTTTTGCGAAACATTGATGATACCACTACCCCTACTGGCTTTTATCGTGCAGTCGAAAATCAAACCTCTGGTACATTTCCACAGCCTTACGGCGGCTCAAGGCACGCTCACGTTCTTGTAGAGCGCGTAGACGCAAACTGGATCAAACAGACAATAGTTCAAATATCTCAGGACGGAACAAAACCGATATTTTATCGCACAAATAATCTCGACCGTGGCTGGCATCCATGGAAAGAGGTAGTTACTGCCGATGGATATAATCTTGACATGCTAAAAGAGGCGACATCTAATTCTTCCAGCAATACTTTAGTAAGACGCGATGTAAACGGAGACTTTGTAGGAAGATGGGTTATTGCTTCACACTTCTTACAAAAGGCAATAGCACAAGATACCCACTTTGATGAAAATAGTGAAATAGCCTTTCGTCAACAGCAACTTAAAGAGGATGACCCAAAACATATCAGATTTGTTACTGCAAAGAACTTTGCTAAGCAAATTTCAACCCCATTAAATACTGCTAACACAATAGTTGGTAGAGATGTAAACGGAGACTTTGTAGGAAGATGGATAACGGCAGATCATTTTCTAATGAGAACAGAGGCTCAAGACAAAAATCTTGATGCAAATAGCGAGATATGTTTTCGAAATGCACAAGCAAGCAAAAATAGTCCGTCTCACATGAGATTTGCAACGCTAGCAAAGTTCAAGGAGGCACTAGGACTTTCAAGAGGCAGTGTGGGTGCAAGTGGCTGGGTTGGGCTGCCAACGGGGCTTATACTCCAATGGGGGCAAATTCAAAATCTAGGCGTAGGCGAAGAAAGAGAGATAATGTTCCCTATAGTTTTTCCAAACTGGACGCTATCGGTAGTGGCAACGCCTGGACTGCCAAGTCCGAACAACGGTATCTATTCTGTGCATATTAATGGATTTTTCAAGGAAAAATTCACTATTCAAAATACCGATACAGATAGTGCATATCCTGCATACTGGATTGCAATAGGACATTAA
- a CDS encoding DUF7338 family protein, which yields MRLKPKQKLQILKNVATELPLEIVHFIIVPIALLACDEKSEHLPKWAAWFDENDYGINGDDGWRRCHFKEPKNRTYFARLCWLYRNRIGNFSAKYLGVKVEDIDASSVESVGDILATENKGAKSTQCLVTCRLKDGRERFGYYKEIRYGKSKFYCRIYLGWKLMDICGMNEGNKSTYLEADDKKVLKSVWCVNPFKRVEEEQ from the coding sequence ATGAGACTAAAACCGAAACAAAAACTACAAATTCTTAAAAATGTAGCCACCGAGCTACCGCTTGAGATAGTGCATTTTATCATCGTGCCTATCGCTCTGCTAGCTTGCGATGAAAAGAGCGAGCATCTGCCAAAGTGGGCTGCTTGGTTTGATGAGAACGACTATGGCATAAATGGCGATGATGGGTGGAGGAGATGTCACTTTAAAGAGCCAAAAAATAGAACCTACTTTGCAAGGCTTTGTTGGCTCTATCGTAACAGGATAGGAAACTTTAGCGCGAAGTATCTAGGCGTAAAGGTTGAAGATATAGATGCAAGCAGTGTAGAAAGTGTAGGCGATATTCTAGCTACAGAAAACAAAGGGGCAAAAAGCACCCAGTGTCTAGTGACTTGCAGACTTAAAGATGGACGTGAGCGTTTTGGTTATTACAAAGAAATAAGATATGGCAAATCTAAGTTTTATTGCAGAATATATTTAGGCTGGAAGCTTATGGATATATGTGGGATGAATGAAGGGAACAAAAGCACATATCTTGAAGCAGATGATAAGAAAGTGCTAAAAAGCGTGTGGTGTGTAAATCCATTTAAGAGGGTAGAGGAAGAGCAATGA
- a CDS encoding putative peptidoglycan-binding domain-containing protein, with product MANFKEAMGFLESLEFSSSSDILHKNPKEKDITFYGIYKYAHPSWAGWNKVLKAIDKTGNLEKASVLLSKDSELKELVYRFYKSEFWDVMKLDYIEDNVKANEIFVFGVNAGQANAIKAAQKLVGVSVDGIIGEKTIRAINAYDTLAFDLGYDRLEIAYYQSLIERDPSLAINRQGWIRRAKAV from the coding sequence ATGGCTAACTTTAAAGAAGCAATGGGTTTCTTAGAGAGCCTAGAGTTCTCCTCTAGCTCTGATATTTTGCATAAAAACCCTAAAGAAAAGGATATAACTTTTTATGGCATCTACAAATATGCTCATCCATCTTGGGCTGGTTGGAATAAAGTATTAAAAGCCATAGATAAGACGGGCAACTTAGAGAAAGCTAGTGTGCTCTTATCAAAAGATAGTGAGTTAAAAGAGCTTGTATATAGGTTTTATAAGAGTGAGTTTTGGGATGTAATGAAGCTTGATTACATAGAAGATAACGTAAAAGCAAATGAGATATTTGTCTTTGGTGTAAATGCAGGTCAAGCCAATGCTATTAAAGCAGCCCAAAAACTAGTTGGAGTAAGTGTTGATGGCATCATAGGAGAAAAGACTATAAGAGCTATAAATGCTTATGATACACTAGCCTTTGATTTAGGTTACGATAGGCTTGAGATAGCCTACTACCAATCACTCATCGAGAGAGACCCTAGTCTTGCTATAAATAGGCAAGGCTGGATAAGGAGAGCAAAAGCAGTATGA
- the nrdD gene encoding anaerobic ribonucleoside-triphosphate reductase, whose product MVKLDDSKRTRCVIYTRVMGYHRPIESFNIGKKAEHKERVKFKERANG is encoded by the coding sequence ATGGTTAAACTAGATGATAGTAAAAGAACAAGATGTGTTATCTATACAAGAGTTATGGGCTATCACAGACCAATAGAGAGCTTTAACATAGGTAAAAAAGCAGAGCATAAAGAGAGAGTAAAGTTTAAGGAGAGAGCTAATGGCTAA